The DNA region GCAACGACATCGATGGGGATATTTATGGGGACGATCGCACGGACGATGCCTCAACTGGGCTTGATTTTTATATTGACGATTTTGCCGCTGCAAATTCTCTCCGGCGGAATTACTCCGTTTGAAAGCATGCCGCATCTGCTCCAAAACATCATGCTGTTTACGCCGACCAGCCATTTTGTCAGCATGGCTCAGGCGATACTCTATCGCGGAGCTGGATTCGATGTCGTCTGGCGTGATATGCTGGCCATTGTTGCCATCGGGTTCAGTTTCTTTTTTATGGCATTACTCATGTTTCGACGGAGCTTGGCAACAGCATCATAATAAAGTACCTCAAGAAACACACAAGTTATTGTGTCTAATTTGTCAATGACATGATGGATGGATCGATTCACTCGGTACATAAAATTTAGACTAAAGGGGAGACCATGCGTAAAATTATGGCTAATAAGATAAGTAGAAAACAAACATTATTCGATGATTTAGTCCAATTACTTATGAACATAAACGGCTATACATACATTAATAGCACCGGATGTAACGTCTTGATTTCTTCATCACTGACATCTTCTAATATTTAAAAAGTAATAATTAAATGACAAAATCTAAAGAACAAAACATATATTATCATCATAACAATCTTAGGGAAGCTATAATTTTAGAAGTCTTAAAAATCCTAGAAACGAAAACTTTATCGTCTATTAATGTAAGAGGATTGAGTGATAGATTAGGCGTATCAAGCACGGCTATATATCGACATTTTTCTTCTAAAGAGCATCTTTTCAAAGCCGTGATCCTAAAGGGTTTTGAACAACTTGATGCAGAATTAAGGATTATTTTTCTTGATGATCAAAAAAATATTAAATATAAAATTTATGACATAGGTAAAACTTATATTGATTTCGCCATAGCTTCTCCCGCTCGTTATAGACTTATGCTTAGTAATCAATTGACAAAACTAAAAAAAGAAAGTTGCGACTTTCAAAATACATCTTTAGAAAACACATTTTTTATGATCGTATCTTTATTCGAAATGGCACAAAAAACAGGATTGTTTTTACCAAAAACTCCTCAAAAACAAGCAATCGTTTTTTTCGCAATGATACATGG from Sulfuricurvum kujiense DSM 16994 includes:
- a CDS encoding TetR/AcrR family transcriptional regulator, giving the protein MTKSKEQNIYYHHNNLREAIILEVLKILETKTLSSINVRGLSDRLGVSSTAIYRHFSSKEHLFKAVILKGFEQLDAELRIIFLDDQKNIKYKIYDIGKTYIDFAIASPARYRLMLSNQLTKLKKESCDFQNTSLENTFFMIVSLFEMAQKTGLFLPKTPQKQAIVFFAMIHGQASLFLDGHSMIREEKEKIFEMTFEVMMRGLKE